The Primulina huaijiensis isolate GDHJ02 chromosome 9, ASM1229523v2, whole genome shotgun sequence genomic interval AGTCTCAAGAAAAGGTATGCAGCTTTGTTAGAAATGGTGGCTTAGCTGGTTAAATGGGAATGCTGGAAAAATGGGAAAGAACAAAAGGGTCTGGGAATGGTGGAAGGGAGGGATAATATTGTTGGATAGTTGCAGGGTTCAAGGACAAAAGCTGGGAATGGTGGCCCCAGGCAGACGATGATTGATTCCTTTAACTATGAATTGATGGAGTCGGGCTGAACAAATCGGGTCGGGATCATGTTTTCGGATTTAATTGAGAATGGGAATTTTGAGGACATTCTCCGAGTATCACGCGGGAGGGATCCTAAAAGATTTTTTGACTTATCTTCACGAataagtcttttgtgagacgatctcacgaatctttagaCGAGCCaactttaccgatattcacaataaaaattaatactcttagcataaaaaataatattttttcatggattaccaaaataagagattcatctcacaaaatacgattcgtgagaccgtctcacacaaatttttgctcaGCTTCACATGAGGCCAAGCTCACAAATACCTTGAAAACCTTATAAATAGCTCCAATCATAGCGATGAAATGTAGTAGGTTTATCATGTTCATCCCGACCTCCTAATAATATGCTACTCCTCATCTCTGTTTCATTCCATAATTCTGTTTGTTTGGAGAATTTTTATCCCAATTTGTAATTAAATCTTTATCTCCATCACTTCTTCAAATACCCATTGAGTACGATATTGACTATTAAAAGATGTTGAAGTTTTATTAGTTCATATttctttatgtttatttttgttataatttatCCAAATTCACGACACaaataatgtgtttaatcttatTTCTATGATATTTgtacaaataaaaaaactcattactatgttattattatttatatatgttcaTTAAAACACTCAATTGatatttggtttgttacattatgattaatatgatttttattattattatttttatcaagaCGAGTTCGATGATGAGTATAATATCCTCTTATCCTGAACTCATATTCGAAAAAGCTCCATTGAACCCCACATTTAGGGTTGTCTTTACAGGGCTCCGACTTTGCGGAAAAAATTGTAATCCATACCCAACTTTTTACATTTGGTGAAAATGTTTTTACTATTCTAACATTCTTCAATTTGTATCATCTTCGGACAATCCCTAACTTGAATGTCATATTGTTTTTTTGCGAGTTATTTCTTGACACTCTAACGTTTGTTTGGAACACAGGTaacgaaaatcaaaatttggatTTTAGATTTAACGGAGTATTAGCTGTGCACCTGGATTTGCGCTCCCAAATTCGAAATTTTGACGTACCCAAACCTTGTGAAATCAGGAAAACCTCATTTAGTTGGCTACATATAACATCTATATCGAAAACCTCATTTGACTTTTAGCtttttatacaatatttttaaagattttatttatatttttcaatatattattattattattattatttaacaatGCACGAAACACTTTAGTCATTTTAGCGAGTAAACTTAATTATCCTtcatttattaaagattttataCATCATTTATTATAACATCTAAAAGATGTATGAAATATACAATTTAAGAGGGAAAATTTATGTTGCCGCAATATCTGAAGGTATATATAAGAGTTAACATTTATCTTTATATGTGAAGTCCACTAAAAAACAATATAAACCCCAAATATATTGATATTCACTTAGGTCAtctccaaccacaaaatctattttgatgcaacttttatgctaaaatagtgcgatttctgcgccaaatacaacattcatctccaacccatttacttcaaattttacatcaaaaagaatattctcgaaaaattctttttattttacatatattaattattatatttcatttaatatattttaaattatgacaaagattttattattaataaatttaaataataatatttaagtttataatttaattaaacatttgtatttataattatatttattataaatcattaaatcaaattagtctttaattaataataattaacataaataaatattttaaaaatcaacaattattatttttaaatttatataattaaatatttaattattaaaataataaaataaatattatactattatttaaataatatttataatttttaatacaaatatttataataaatacaaatcaaaaaaatcaaaaaaaaaaaaaagaaaaaacaacaaACCTCTGTGCTATTTTGGCAAAATAGCGCAGTCCCCATTGGGGGAAGAAAAGTTGCACCATTTTGGTGCAGCGTTGGAGATGATCTTAGATTACCCTCTAGAGCCGACAGTTTGGATTTAGTCCGTCGAGTTGACCTGTCTCGTCAAACAATTTAAGTTGATTGGGTAAAGCTGTTATCAACCTATATGAAAACGGGCTTAAATGGGTCAACTCATGCGTAGACATGTCAAAACGAGCTGGCGGACCACAACCCGCTATTAGGCCGCGTGTTAGACGAGCTGAcccgtttattttttttttttaagaaaaaaatgataataaatttagtatatcattacatttaaaatatatataaaaaatatcttttatgaGAAGAAACACGTAAGTTCTATTGAAATATCCAAGACatcttaataaattattttttaaatctaaattaataataataattattattataacaattaaattatatttcataaaacaaccgatttatgttttaaaaaattaatgtgcAATCGCAATTTGCCACaaagtatttgaaaaatatatcatattgatttagttattattattttatttttattatagaaaaataaatcGTGTGCAAAGATGCACAAATACACATGAAACTAATAAATTAAGCAATATGATTGATtataaacatatttaaataactTAATTCTTAAAAAACATCTGAGTACCAATGCATGTGTATATAAAGGGAACATGACTGATACTTAACTAGCATATAAATAATTTCTAGACTGatttaaattgatataaaaaaaataaaaaaactagtaTATAAATAGcagaattttaatattaaaactcaaaaatataaaattctatcCTAATTTGTCAGTCCGCTCAATTTAGGCCCGATCCGTATTGGCCCGCAATTCAAACGGGCTCAGTCAATTTGGCATGTTCCCAAACGGactgctattttatcaacccaacccgTTCAATTTTTATAGCGGGGCGGGTCTGCTCGATCCGGCGGGCCTGACTCAATTTGACAAGTATACCCATGCGGGTTGCTGAACTAGGTTCTTTTTGACAAGTCTACCCGACGGGCCTGACTCAATTTGATATGTTATTATACTGAGTTtatcttatatatataactcaaaagattatttatttctcaaacacaAATTTCCaaatataacttaaaatattattttccaaaaaaaatttctatacgtttttttttatattttagatcAACTTTTTGAAACAAAGTCTCGACATATCCACCATTCGTTTATCTCTACTTTttctaattaatattttaatacaaaattttCATTGTCTCGTTACAcaataattcataaaaaaaagcAACAGAttgtaagaaattttttatatatattttatttttttgatgagTGTCTCCCCTAACCCACAACTCATCTGAATTGAATTGAGTTGATAATTTCTCGTCAATCGTCCCCGTTCCGTGCCGACTCATATGAGAGATACATTAGCGTCAGATGGACCATTTTAGAGTTGCATATAAGGGCGTGAACATACAAGACAGATAGGGTGAAAAGGTCGGGTTACCGGGTCGAACTATCTAGATTTCTTAGACCCGTAGATTCATCTTTTGTACTTTGAAAGTTATTATAAACCAAATTTACCAACCCTAAGACACACCCCACCGCACAAGCTCCAACTTCCTTATCCATGGCGTCTGCTTTCATGTCCCTTGCTAAACCCTTTGCTTCTAGCAAAGTCGACCTGCCGTCTCTTTCGAGTGGAAGACCCGCAGGTTAATTTCTGTTAGATTTAGCTCCATTTTcccatttctttaattttctaaCGATGCTAGTTTTTTGAGTGCTTACACTTCTTTcgatgattgattttttttttttcaggtcTGCGGAAGAGTTTTTGGAGGGTCAATGCTATTGTAAAGAAATACGAACCTACGAaggtttttcttttttcaatttcGCTCTTCTGTAACCTGTTTGCGCTAATTTACGGCTATGCGGTTATGAGGTTCTTTATACTTGTTTCTATTTGGGCGTAGGTTGTGCCTCAAGCTGATCGAGTCTTGATTCGTCTTGAGGAGCTGCCTGAGGTATTTTTGTTCGCGACTTCTTGTGGAGTGGTCGACTGAGGGGGAAAAAGAATCAAAtcatgtgtatttttttttttaaaaaaagtttgagTTCTGCCATCTAAATACATTATGCCAACCTCCCTGAGTGGATTTCTTTGGGCCACCACTGGCTAAACATATGGGATATTTTAGTATTTATGTGATGAAATGATTTCTTTACCAATCTTTGGCAGGTGTTGGTTTTTGATCTCCATTGAGTTGTATATagcattttttatatcaaattgttGAAGAATCTCAACGGGTTGCTTATTTTCATCTGCTTTCTGTGTGTTACTAATTGTGCTACGATATGTCAAAATTCTCTCTTATCTTGTAAATTCGTTGTATTTGAGCACTTTATGTATTGCATACTTTGCTATTCCTAGTAACATTTTTAGTGTCATAGAGATCATTAAGCTCTTTTCCGTGCAGAAATCGGCTGGGGGAGTTTTGTTACCCAAGTCAGCAGTTAAATTTGAACGGTACCTTGTGGGAGAGGTGAGtgatgaataaaaatatttattggttGGGATTTGTCATTAGTATTGCATATCCTGATTTGATAAAACCGATATTTGAATTCAGATTCTCTTCTTTTCTTGTCTCATTAACATTTCCTTTCAGGTTCTTTCTGTTGGTGCTGATGCTGGGGGAGTGGAGAGTGGAAAGAAGGTGAGATCGTGAAGAGTGTACTTCTTGTATTTAGACATCAAGatttgttttatatgttaaaagtcAACAAGATTTGTATTATATGTAAAAAGATTCAAATGTTGCTGGCAATTCTGTAACTTGTGTGTCTACCGCACTATTTCAGACTTGTCACATTCCAAACTTGATAATTTCCTTCCTTGCAGGTTCTTTTCTCTGACGTAAATGCTTACGAGGTATGCAGTTTAGGATTTCCCGTTGAATGTCTTGATTACTTTTACGAGGGCACAATATGTTTGAAACTTGGATGAGACCTTGGTAACTGTCATGTAGAAGTGAGATGGTGAACAAGTTTCCTCAAGCCTTCTGTTTTTTTTCGAGAAAATCTTGGAGTTTTTATTTTGAACGTTAGatcttttttcaaatttattacttGAAAGCTTTTGAGCTCCTAAACATCATATAATCTTTTGGCCGGACACCCTTTACAAATCAATTTTATTTCCTTAATCAAATCCATCATCATAAAACGAGAGTCCCCATCTCTCACACCTCCTACTTACCTCTCATCTCAATAATTTTAGGATGCTTCAGATTTTGTTTTATGGgataatatttaaaacttaaacaaaCTTGCTGGGATGCTTTGAATTAGTCTTTCATATCATACACAGTAACTTACCTGTGTTTAGTAAATGCCCTAGCTGTTATATGTGTTACTATTTTCTGAGACAAGTTCTGAAATCAGAGTTTTGTGCTGGTTAGTTTCTTGAATATGCGACTAGAATAACTATGTGCCACCCTCTGAGTATTTTGTTAAAACTTAGGTTCAAAACCTCAATGTTTTGTGTTTGTGGTGCTTTTCCAGATTGATCTGGGAACGGAAGCAAGGCATTGCTTCTGCAAAGCAGGTGATCTGCTGGCTTTGATCGACTAACGCATTTTCAaatgcaaatttcaaatttaGCCTTTGATCTATCACAAGAGGTCTAATATCGACTATGGTGAAGCAGGCTATACTGTGTGTAATCTActgaataaatttattttgccACATTTTAtcgaataacaagtaatatcgATGATCCATTTTTAGTTTATGTTCTCCACTTATCCTGAGAAAAGACAGTTTAGTGGATTTTCCTTTGATAGAAGAACACTCATGGAAAGATCAAGTTTACAGAATAGTTTTGATTGCAGAGGGCGAAGGATTCAGGGTCAGCAGGTTTCTATCCGAATCtgatatgtttaaaaaattgaCCTCGTTTTAGAATTTTTTCCTTGATAAAACTCTTGACGATGTGGTTTTTACATAGTACTTTTTGTTTGGGTCCAaattttttgaacaaaaaatgtaaattcaccTTAACAATATCAGTTAATTTTCCGTGGAACTTTTCAGCAACTCTTCTATAGTACCAATGGGCATGGCCATGAATTAAAGATTAAAACTCTCGGCAAAGGGTAGTTcgtattataaaaaaaaaactggtgTTTTTTCTTATAGAATgattttacatattatttttcaatcgaattatttaaaaaattatatggtAGGAAAAAACCActgtttaaaataataaatttactaaCTTGCTAACCAAATAGGCAAGcatgtaatttttattatttttgtaataatatcagtaataatattattggtaataatatattaataaaaaataatattaatcaaaAAATGATAaggattaaaattataaaaatatagtaataatagtaataatttaaaaataataaataattatcatatCAATTAAATTAACATAGAAATaagattataataatattagtgAAATCATAGAACAACTCGATTAATCTAAAATTATTTACACATGACATAAATAAATCCATTTATTAGAACCCAcacaataaatataatatatttaaggtattacatataaaatcaaatcaagCCCGTAAAACCGATTTattaatggcaaaaacttgtgtgagacggtctcacgggtcgtatttgtgagacggatcttttattatgaaaaagtattactttttatgctaagagtattactttttatggtaaatatgggtatggttgacccgtctcacagattaatatccgtgagacggtctcacatgagactcactctttattaatataaaaatatttaatatgaatttgataaaaataaaatcaagcgGAGTAAAACTGATTTATTAATCACTATttattcatattatatataatatattcaaaatattatacaaaatattttttaatattattatacttTATTTACTATgtcaattttattaattagcatttatttaataatttttacattATTACAGCTACTATTACTAAATTTCATATTATGAATTCTTATTATTCTTTTGAAtgttaatgtttttatttagtttactatcaccaataatattatttattttttatatgtatttttaaaattttaaaaataataaaagtaacatgtttttatttagcaatgaatttattatttcaaacaatattagaaattttaaaataatcagattaaaaaataatatgttcaaTCATTGACCAGGAAACACTcattaacaaatattatatttaaagatttgaGAATATTTCTATCattgagttaattaataaaaagtcaaaaaaaaattattatcaatTGCGTTTTAGGCACGTGTTATTACAACATCCAACGTAAGAAATTTTTAgcttatatttgaaaaatagaagacaattgttgaaaaattatttaaaaatgtgttaaatatttgtgttgaaaatgtgaatgttgaatgttgaaaattaggtaaaattaggtgttgaatattgaaaattagtgtgtgatgatgtaggtaatgatgtattttatttttggattatttgtaaaaattttctataaatagatctctcatttgtgaagaaaatcacaattgagttgagagaaaaatattataaagtgtgtagtgtgataattttaagagtttgagatttttactttttaccgtaaatttttactttttcacaacacgttatcagcacgaagctctaaaagtcctccatatttttccaagctccgaacagaagaaaaaggtaacaaaagtaataatatttattttactgttatttatttattgtttatatatgtaatatataatataatgttattgttagaaataataaaaataattttttcaaaaacttgttataaatcctgggaggatgttaagacgacatcccacactcccggtaagggatacgacaagtataaaagcctataaggttttttaaacaaaataacttatgacacctaattataataatgtgatatgatatacataattatttaaatatgactaatattatatacaccatattattaccataaaattatacaaatacatacatttattttcttatacaccaacggtaataaacggtaacaaaacggctagtttttgctctataaatacaatctcacaaatacattcaatcactccaactttctcttcttctctaaaaattattcttcatcaaattttcgaagaaaaaaagaagatggctttcacgaggttatttttaattattttggttatcatactcaccagtcttgtatttatcggagaatatcctcctcgtgtgttttctttatttttacgaatacttgtacttgttgtttatccattactttgtattgcaatattcattaactaataaaatgcatcgtaatttttagtaccaccatggcaaacttggcaaagctcgaattcatcgctcttgatattactgggaaaaactatatgccatggactcttgatgtagaaatgcatcttgagtcattgggtctaagcgagaccattaaagaaaatggtatatcttcatcacaagaaaaagcaaaagctataatatttttacgacgacaccttgatgaaggtttaaaatgtgaatatctcatcgaaaaagatcccatggctctgtggaaaggattaaaagagagatttgaacatataagggaagttatacttccgaccgcccgtgatgaatggaatatgttaagattccaagactttaaaaaagtcagtgattacaattcagcgatgtatagaataatctcgcagttaaaattttgtggacatgaggttacagaatcggaaatgcttgaaaaaacattttccacgtttcacgcatcaaatataacactacagcaacaatatagagtgcgtggatttgcgagatattctgaactcatcgcctgtcttcttgtggcggaaaagaacaacgagctattaatgagaaatcatcagtcccgacccactggatcaacagcatttccagaagtaaatgctgtaagtaaaaatgaatttaaacctggaaaccaaaatcaaattcaaagacaaggttttggtcgaggtcgaggtcgaggtcgaggtcgtggacgtggacgtggacgaggaagtggtcgtggtcgtggacgcggccgtggttttgaaaataatcgagatagttatttctataactcatctcaaaataacgtcccaaaccatccacagaaaaggcatcaagaaaacatgagtgttaatgaaaatcactcgaaaagatttgaaagttcttgtttcagatgcggcactccaggacattggtctcgtatttgtcgagcccctgagcatctttgcaaactttataaagaatcgataaaggggaaagaaaaggagaccaacttcactgagcgaagtgaccgtttgagtgattcaactcattttgatgctgctgattttatgaatgatttctctggaaatgatcaatatgttggtgggatagaaatgaacaatattgatgctgcagattttctcaatgatttctctgaaaatgaacaatatagtggtagaatataaatgtacaataatttatttttcatgtatttatatgataatgttttattgtacaattatgatatgtgttatatttaaatatgtattgtcattaattttttttcattgcatattttttgaagttcaaatatggaaaatgctatgagcaaagctgaagtttgcatacccgatagtggtacaacgcacactatcctccgagataaaagatatttcttggaactaaaaccaacaaaaacaacggtgaatacaatatcaggtcctgtagacttgattaaaggatgtggtaaagcacaatttttgttacctaatggtacaaaatttttgatcaatgatgctttatattcaccacaatcgaaaagaaatttgttgagttttaatgatatatattcccatgggtatgatactcaaacaatgaatgaagggaatgagaaatatatgtgtcttaccacatataaatcaggaaagaaatatgtgattgaaaaactaccaatgctccctactggattgcattatacacatatacgtcccattgaatcaaacatggtaattgataattcttcaatattaaccaattggcatgatcgattaggacatcctggttcaacaatgatgcgaagaattatagaaaatacacatggtcatccattgaaagaccagaagatctttcagaataataagtttcaatgtaaagcatgttctcttggaaaacttattataagaccatcaccagccaaaatccaaactgaatcaccaatgtttcttgaacgtattcagggtgatatttgtggaccaatccatccaccatgtggaccattcagatactttatggtattgattgatgcctccagcagatggtcacatgtatgtttattgtcaactcgaaatgttgcatttgcaagattacttgctcaaataataaaattgaggaatcaatttcccgattatacaatcaagaaaattagacttgataatgctggtgaatttacttcccagactttcaatgattattgtatgtctatgggaatcattgttgagcatcctgttgctcatgtacatactcaaaatggattggctgaatcattgattaaacgtctgcaaatgattgctagaccaatgattatgaaaacaaagctccctatttctatatggggacatgcaattttacatgctgcttcattaattcgcatcagaccaagtgcatatcataaatactccccattgcagcttgcatttggtaaagaaccagacatttctcatctgagaatttttggatgtatggtgtatgtgcctattgcaccacctcaacgaaagaaaatgggacct includes:
- the LOC140984012 gene encoding 10 kDa chaperonin 1, chloroplastic-like gives rise to the protein MASAFMSLAKPFASSKVDLPSLSSGRPAGLRKSFWRVNAIVKKYEPTKVVPQADRVLIRLEELPEKSAGGVLLPKSAVKFERYLVGEVLSVGADAGGVESGKKVLFSDVNAYEIDLGTEARHCFCKAGDLLALID